Within the Medicago truncatula cultivar Jemalong A17 chromosome 4, MtrunA17r5.0-ANR, whole genome shotgun sequence genome, the region TTCATGTTACCCAAATCATCTTCAGTTATGTGTGTTCTATTGCCAGCTACACTCCTTACTTCTTCTTGCAATTTCTTCATGATATTTGGATGTCTTAAGAGTTCTGTCATTGACCACTCTAGCAAGGTGGATATAGTGTCAGTACCTGCAGAAAACATGTCCTGAAGATAAACAAATTGATGGTCAATACAAGTAGCATAATCAAACTGTACTTTTAAATCATTATACAATTTAAAACAATACAACCAATGatgaaatgttttaaaaatggGACAGGTGAGACCTTCGGGTCATGATCATTAAgcaacaaaaaatgtaaaaattgaaaattggttGAACGAACCAACTATGGTTCGTTCAATTtggttaaataacttaaatcaAACGAACCATCTAACTATTTGGTCTCTAATGCATCTAGTTCAACTGACATATTcgaattgatttttaaaacattgcaTGTAGCATTTTACTCCATGGAGAATCAGTTAAGTGTCTCAATATCATGAGTTGAGgtgtttttttcataaaattgtctttactttttttaaaaaaataagtgtctCAAAAATCATGATTTGGGTtaccctacaaaaaaaaaaaaatctgaatacccctcctcctctcaaaaaaacaaaaatgggtttctaaaattctttttttcttttttatgtgtttgtatCTTAAATTCCGTTTTCTTTAATCCCctttttcaattgaaaataaatgtATATCTTTCGGTCACAAAAGAAAAGTCAAACTTTCAGCACAAATAGCGACCGTTAACTTTAAATTCTTGAATCTTAATCTATTCTTTCTTAAcgtctttcttttttttctattcattccaagggaaaaattcaaaaatcactTAGCCAAAATCACGGAACTatttatatgttgttgaatAGAAATAAGGAATATCGATCTTGgataattttctcatcatttaattgttttcaaataagaccattcaacaatgttaaatatcacaatgggataaaaaaaaatgctaaaattccaattaataataataattcattagGCCCGTCTatgtaggcatggcaatggggcgtggtggggacgggttttaccttccccaTCCTCATACCCTAATCTCGTATCtttacccgttaccctacccatactcaacagggatgagaaattgaacctCATATccgtccccgacgggttcggggATCCCATCTCCATCCCCGTACCCGCggtgaattattttttaataaaaaaagttttttttttccaaccccaatagcaattttaaaaaacagtaTGTTCCCTTTAACATTTCCTTAACATAATGATTTGATTGCTCCtttaaaaatcaaagcaatttTTATAACATAGGGATtattaaaccaaataacataacatgATCTTGGGTtgtgtttctatttatataaaaatgggtaaaaaaataattttttacatttgagaCAGGTATGGGTATGGGTTCAGTGGGCACATATAACcccgttacccgtcccatacccgtgttttgaaatcgggaaAAACCCAAACTCATACTCAAACCCAGTCAAAGCGGAGAAAACCCGTCAAACCGGGGTGAATTTGGGCGGGTACCCATGAAAACGGGTATTGTTGCCATGTCTACGTCTATGTTCAACATCCGTCAAGATCCtcttcatttcttcaatttaaagagataaagacacaCAAAGtgctagaccaaaaaaaaaaaaaaagacacacaaagttttgaaaaaaaaaaaaagataattaataaTGCTGGAATCCACGtcctattttatctttttaaaaatgatatcctccatttatttctataaataaAGTGGATCCTTATTCGTGCAACACACATGGATGATACCAAATAAGGTAAGTATTAGGCTAGCAGCATCACTCAAAATGATAAGAGTTTGAGTTAATAATCGCCAATAAGAATAaagataataacaataaaataatccaCTATGATACAACTAGTGTTTAATTTCTATCATATAGTTTCGAtgtaaagttattttttattttttattttttgttttcgtaCCTGTTTCTGATCCATTAAAGGTGGACGGCTAATTCAACTCGTGCGTAAAGGCATACGCACTGGCCAAACATTATATTTTCACATGCATCAAACTATATTTTATCACAAGccatatttttgaaattaaattaatagctCACAGTACTAATatctattatattatttttcaaaatgtatcaataaaattttacaaaaaagaatataaaaaaaaaaatatatatatatatatatatatatatattgaaatatataacTGGATATAAGTATAAAACATTTTTACACTGAAGTTAAATTAATATCTCACAGTACTGTTTCGTTATATTATTCTTCAAAATATATCGTTTAATGTCTATATAGTGAAATATaccaaatacatatatatatatatatatatatatatatatatatatatatatatatatatatatatatattgaaatatgaTTACCTATATGCATGTATGAAGTAATAAAACATTTGTATGCATGTCTTAAGCTCCACAAAATATAAAGATTTTAGTTTTACACTTACCAATAACAGGGCCTTAATGACTGTTTTGTCAATAGGAAAACCTAGGGATTCTGTCCTTTGGATCCAAAGCAAAACATCAACAAAGTCACCTCCTTGGTCTTCAGTGTCTAAACAAACTTGCTCATCACTAGCTCCTTTCCGACGATTGATATGATCTTCAACTACATCCTCCAAAAGATCATCAAACTGTTTAGCAACTTTTTTTGCTCTTGCATAAAATCCAGAAACATTGGTCATCCAATCAAGCCAAGGAACATAGTCACCAACAACAAAAGTACCAAGTAACTCAGTAAAAtccaataataactttttaaatCCCTTCCCACTTTCACCACTATACTTTCTCCCCAAAGCAACCCTACAAACTATATCATTGATAGTTGTGGAGAGTAAATCACTTATATTCACGGGTAAAGATGTGGAACAACAATGGTTTATTTTCTCCATCATTAAACCAATTTCTTCCTCTCTCACAGTGCTAAGAGATTGAACTCTTTTAGCACTGAGAAGATGTAAAACTGAAATGCTTCTTATCTGTCTCCAATATTCTCCATATGGAGCTGTTGAAACATCTTTGCAATCATATAAAAGTATATCGTAAAGTTTAGTTTGAGGTCTGTTTGCAAAAACACGATCATGAGTTTTCATTATCTCACTTGCTCCTTCAGGTGATGAGATTACAAGAACTGGTACACTCCCAAGATGGAGTTGCATTAAAGGGCCATATTCTTTAGCTAGAGATTGAAGTGTGCGGTGAGGAAATAGACCAAGTTGATGGAGATTTCCTATTATAGGAAATTTGGGAGGAGAAGGTGGCgagtttttggtttttgtaGAATTGAAATACCATTTTATTAGCAGAAAAAGGATGAGAAAGATTGAAGAGATTATGAGTAGCATTTTGTGTCCTCttagtttttctttcaaattgtaGTAAAGGCATGCATTGCATTATATAGTCAAAAGAGCATAGGGAAATTTGGACatgttgacaattttttttgcttctAAGATCTTATGAATCGGCTTGGGTCAcgcatgcattttttttagatagaattAGTATAAGGATACAACAATCAAAAGACAACAATAGTGTCCGATTGCAACTAAGAAACCAATCACAAACGTACATGTGCAGTCAATGGACAATGTCTTTGCtttatgattaaaaatatatgattaaaatattctTTGAAAAGTTCATTCCATTAAGTTGGAAATTAATCTTGATTTAAAATTATCTATAGATGTCACGAatctaagaaagaaaaaagtagaTCACTTGTTACATTTCGTGGGGCGGCCCAAAAgtaatagtttattttattttatttgactatTCTTTACTCAagtttatcttattttatatttataggtTATACAACCGATAATCTTATCAagggagattttttttttttttttaaggaatcttaTTAAGGGAGATGTTAACTTTAAATGATGAGTCTTATACAAATTTGTGTATTTGatgcattaaaaattaaagtattttctgagtttttaaaaaaaattaaagtatttaatttttttaataaatatttttttagtttagaatCCTTAAAAAGTATTGGATTAATATCACTTctggtccctgtaatattagcaaattccgattttagtccctgtaaaaaaaaaaatttaaattctgtccctgtaatttcagattcctccactTTTAGTCCCTCGTTTAATCCTGTCAGCAAAATCTGCACATGTGACACGCTGactgtgtaatttttttacttttatcattAAATTTATTTCCTAGTggcttttattttgatttacatttacttaattagttaaaaacaaattttagaattgaaataaaataacttaaattaaaataaaaaactacaatTCATTTATTCATGTTCATCCTTCCCATGTTCTTCATATTCATCTTTCCCTTTCCTGCCTAATTCTTCTTCTCCAGCTTGACCCCCAAAAATCACGACATCATCATCACCTTCCTTTCCCCCATTAACTTTCTTCTTgaaccttcatcttctttctccaAATCAAATCTGACCCAATACATCTCAAATCgaaatccattttttatttttcattcttggtcctttttatcaacaaaacaCAATTGAATTTCTGGGTTTATAAAAATCTCATCTTTCAATTTCGAATTTATGggtttcttaaaatttgaatcacacacttaaacaaacataaacatgaaTAGGAGTGttgtttagagagagagagagagaaagctttgttttAAAAGAGGGaaaggatgaagaagaagaatctgaGTTGAATCATCCACAATttatatgtttggttttgtaaACAGTTACAAGCGGCAAAAATCACTGCTTCAAGTGTGCCTTCTTCACCATCAACAATAATGGTGATGAATTTGGTGGTGGTGTTTGACGATAATGGTGGTGAAATAGGTGGGATGATGATTATGGGGATGAAGAGCTTTCTTATTTCTTGTTAAAAGTTTGTGAATATTTGAATTTGTGAATTTCTTATTGAAgcttgtgttgttgttgtttatgaaattttgtgaatctgtttttttttttttatataaacatgAAGCTTGCTGCACATTTTTGTTCTTGTTACTTGGGTTTGTGATGaataggaagaagaagaagaagaaaaacgatGAAAGAAGAAGCTGGAAAACAAGGGCATTtgatttttgtggttttttaattgtaattttaattagttttttatttaatttttaaataaaaaacaacttaagcTATGTGGCATAtgattcctttaaaaaaaattaaaaactaaaataattacacagtcaATTGGACACGTCAGCAGATTCTGCTGACAAGTTTaagtgagggaccaaaagtggaagaatcacAAATGATAGGgatggaatctaaactttttttttacagggactaaaaccagaattcgctaatattacagagACCAAAAGTGGTATTAACCCAAAAGTATTTTAGGAGATTCGTTAATAATACccttttattaaatattattgtattgtttcgataatttttttttttgtcaaatggCCTATAATTCTCTCAAGTATGTAAATCCCTCACCTTTAAAACCTCATCACTCCTTGGTccttcttttttaatattttgtgaaCTCTCTCTTCAATGTGTGGTGGAAATTTCACCAGATGGATTCTTACGCATGTGAGAGAATCTACTCACGTCTAATAGTAAGTTGATACTCTAGGTTAGAAATCTGTTTGAGGAAATGCTATGAAGATTTTGACCATCGATTTCCAAATTATCAatgattaagatttttttttcttcagaactCAATAATTAAGATTTTAACCATTGATAATATGTGAAGATTAATGATCAAGATCTCTAGGTAgttttctaaaaagaaaaacaattgagAGAATCTATTTTCGGTTTAGTAGCAAATATCATACACTTTGAGTGTGgaaaatcacaaattcaaataTGCACTCCAACACATCAAATATATTTGCACCTATCAACGATGTTAGATTGAAGGAGCTCCGGTTGATTCTACTCTATTTACACACCCTACACACTAACTATTTGTGCTAGACTTCATCCATCGGTCAACCAATCCTTATTGGAAGGATGTAAGGTTGcaattgttaaaatattttcaataatcTAAGCATATAGCttacactaattttttttcatatttaaatgtatttttataaaatagaatatttaaaatatgttttgtatcatgaaaagttcattttttaaaaatgttttgttaAATATCACAATGGAGTTTATTCTAATTGttatattaatttgttaattcGTTAAACTCACTACTATAATTAGAGATGGAAATGTGagatccctctctaattccatAGAAAATTTTGCAACGAGAAGATTAATGagatatttcattttttatgtcaCTAATTTCCTCCATTGACAcctaattatttaaaatcatttatattaAATAGACTTCTAAGTAGACTAGCATGTTATATATACCAAactttttttagcaaaaaaatgttataccaaactttttaaaagatcaaacttaggtataaaaataagaaaaaaaacaaatcaggTCTAGACATTAaacctttcaagtttcaacaacaacaaaaaatcattgGTCACTTTTACAAAGCCTAGCTGGACATATTAACTTATTGTCACTTATAGTGATCTTTAACTAGCTAGTAGAGACTCGAATCTCTACTGTGTATTAAAAAAAGACTCGAAATATCTTGATGCTCAAGTCAACTcttttagaaggaaaaaaaccttgcatgaatcaattttatatttagtAGTGTGCACAGCACCGCGGACACTGCATGAATTCGAGCTTGTTAAACGTCATCATGCACAAAAACTACTAACTTGTCCTCAAATATAAAAACTTATGTATGGATTAAACTATACAgggattaataaaatttattgtaaTATATGTTTGCTGACAATTGatattgttttcaaatttaccattcaaaagaagataataatttgtttatattttttataagggTGCATagtttatatttcttttatcaTAGTATTTATTTCAAGTTgaataaaaagatataaaataattagagATATCTTGATAAATCAatattaatgtagttgaaaattttggaaagaaCCTATAAAAAggattagaaaaaaaaaaacttaaatccCATATTTAGTGAGGTAGACAGTGAATGTTAAATGCTTTATGGTACGAATAATTTCATGTACGAAAACTGGCAAATGCGCAAATCATGTATGCTGGAAGAAttttaaaggaataaaaaacTGATCTAGTAGGCTAGAATACAAATTATGGGTAGCGTTTATACTCACGACGTTTATACTCGGGGTAGTAATGACTTATATTCTCATAATTGTTTGAGAACGTTGAACCTAGTCATACAAGAGGAATTATCGATTTCTCGGCAAGCGATACAAgcaaataatattatatcattttGGATAAAAAGACGAACTTAATCAAGGATATCTAACTTGTGTTTGACTCAAGATCAAAGGAACCGaaaagaattatatatatatatatatatatatatatatatatatatatatatatatatatatattaaataagtaTAATTCAAATggcattaataaaaaaattctcagaTCAGAAACTTCTGTAAATACCAAACAAATAATGGAGGTTCATCTCTGAATACTAATTTTAAGTGTTTAGTTACTCATTGTAATTGAATATATCATAGAGAGAAAAGATAAGTAAACATACACCGTAAAAAAGTGGAAATGGGGTTGGGAAacatctttttttgtttctctgGTCACACTCCTTAGCCTTTGCACCGTCAAGTATTTTGAATGAACATTGGCTCAAAACACACGCTAAATAGGCAAAAATCCGCACCTAGCATGCACATGGCACACATACCAAAGAGCTTTTCTTGTTATGTAGCTTGCAGGACACGCAGGACGCATGAACCAAAAGCAACATCCCATGGTTTCTTCGTTCTTCGTTAGTTTTTCATCCTTGATATGATTTTGGGGCTTGAGATATAATTTTTCCAAGTTGTTTTGTCTTCAAATTTTAATTGTGCTCGATCCTCTAGcttctacaactttcatgagaTGTCTTGATTTTTCATTTACATGATTTatacagcaaaaaaaaaaaacctcaaaacatgtatatatgaattaaattaaactactaAACCACACTCTCATCGACACAAGTTGTattagagaagagagaaaaaaacaatgTCTGCAACATTATAGgaagcaagaaaataaaaaggaaaactaAAATTAGGCAATGCCCGAACACAACAATGGGctaaccttttattttttattttttgaggggaCAATGGACTAAccattaaaaagaaagaagttTAACATCATCTAAAGTGTCGAGCATGCTTTCTGATTATAAGTTCAAACATTCCTTTTCTTGTAGATAATCCAGGTCCAAGCGCAccaaatcaaattcatcatcgAGGGTTTGGCTTTTGTGCGTAGTACTAACTAAAGTATCAAACTGCATTAAGTGATCAGATAAATTAGCTTGATGAACctaaacatatttattatataatttacattttattctttatatgttcattttcatcaaagaatgttCAACATTTTATCAAAGTTTACTATAATAACGTATATATGCGATTTTTGATAGGAGCATATATGATCGTTGTGCATGATCAATGCAAACTCAAAGAACTTTTATAATTtaggctaaattgtatttttggtccttaactattaaggtagtatcgctttggtcccttaattaaaattttatttattttggtcccttaacttatctttgttacacattttggtcctttccgttagttttaattcaaaaacgttaggttttcttcatcttcttctcctctttttcatcttcatatcatctccatcaaccttcaacaacaagaattccagaaaaatttcagaagaaaatgaaggaaacctaacgtttttcaattaaaattaacggaaaggaccaaaatgtgtaatagagagaagttaaaggaccaaaataaatcaaattttaattaagggaccaaagcgatactacctaaatagttaggagactaaaaatgcaatttagcctataATTTATATCATTGTGTACcagtacataatttttttttaaataaaataaaagacaaatatttgtctttgataaaaaattttggataaaaaattctatatctatactatatagaAAGAAAATCACCCTTTTCAGCACttttgggttgaatttttcttttcaaaaataccctcaattttcaatacaaataacacatgtaacaaatagataagaataaatttaaatattaaaacaaaagtaacaaacacgatatgaatatataaatatatatatatatatatatatatatatattcctttttttgttgttgttaatgtcattaaaaaaagaattgagattatatttttttttgttatattgtattaTTTCGATGtctttgaaatatataatcatggttagtttgagtttttataacttgaaagcaacaaacatttatattttttttggttttaattaaaatcgaaatttcataaaaacaacaCCGTTCCTAATTTTTAAACGTTAAAGCAATAAAAAGAACTGAAAGACGGGCACGGTTTCGCTAGTCCAAAATTAAAAGCACATAAACTTGCAACGGACATAGtgcaaaattacaaatatttattcTCAAATCAGTTACTTATAGATTAGATcgtttttatccttttttttttatataaaaaaataaaatgatattcattcaaattgatagagtacaacATTTAAAATTGTTAACATAAATAATGAATCTATGAAGAAACTCACAACATTTAAGTTAACAACATACAatgaaaaaattgttaaaaacataaaaaatgaatttgtgaacaaactcacaacattcaAATTAAAAGCATACAATGAAAAAATtgctaaaaatgtaaaagaatGAATATGTGAAAAGCTCACAACATTAaagttaatagcataaagtGACAAAATACCTATAAATAatgtgataaaattaaagtgaccgaAATATTTATGCCCCCAGATCTATAACATTGATGCTTAAATTACTAGTGTATTTACCCGGCGTTGTCCGAGTTAGACATattcaagaagataaaaaaattatatgtatgatatcgcaaataaaatttatcacagATTGGTATAGgatgaatatcttaataaatacacacaaatataataaaatatatcatattataaatactcgtaaatttatagatgcatatacagataaaattaattggatttagtaaaaatattaacacatatagaataaaatcaacttttatgAATTTGTAACAGAAATAAcagaaattcatttttttgttttgtttttgtttgacctattagggggtaaatcaaaaaaaaaatattctacagggggtaaatcaaaataaaaaatttacaggtg harbors:
- the LOC25493693 gene encoding cytochrome P450 736A117; translation: MLLIISSIFLILFLLIKWYFNSTKTKNSPPSPPKFPIIGNLHQLGLFPHRTLQSLAKEYGPLMQLHLGSVPVLVISSPEGASEIMKTHDRVFANRPQTKLYDILLYDCKDVSTAPYGEYWRQIRSISVLHLLSAKRVQSLSTVREEEIGLMMEKINHCCSTSLPVNISDLLSTTINDIVCRVALGRKYSGESGKGFKKLLLDFTELLGTFVVGDYVPWLDWMTNVSGFYARAKKVAKQFDDLLEDVVEDHINRRKGASDEQVCLDTEDQGGDFVDVLLWIQRTESLGFPIDKTVIKALLLDMFSAGTDTISTLLEWSMTELLRHPNIMKKLQEEVRSVAGNRTHITEDDLGNMKYLQAVVKETLRLHPPIPLLVPRENRQDITVKGYHIKAGTRVIINAWAIARDPAYWDQPEEFKPERFLNSSIDIKGNDFHLIPFGAGRRGCPGIVYAMVANELVLANLVHQFNWELPGLETLDMSETFGLTMHRKTPLLAVATLKNK